Genomic segment of Nitrosopumilaceae archaeon AB1(1):
TGTTTGATACGACGCAATCGCTGAAATATCGGATGATCGACTAGTTGTTGTTCTGTTTCATTAATTCGTACAAAGTGATGTATTGGATCTACTATATCAATATCTTTTTTCATTTCACAACACCTGTTGTTTAACGTATTTCATTATATCTTGATGAACAATTTTTGGATCGTTAGATGCATTTATTATTTGAAAATTATTTTTTTCAGCTAGATCACGATAATATTGTGATACTCGATTTAAAAATGATTCATCTTTTTCAAATGAATCACGATTCATTGTTTTTCTCTCAAATGATTTTTTTGGAGATATGTCTAGAATAATCGTAATATCGGGAATAGGTAATTCATCATCAAGATTCTCCAACCATATTTTTTTCAATCCATTTGCCATACCATATGCAATATTTGATAGTGTGTATCTATTTATTATCACGATTGATTTTTGTTCTGCTTTTTGCAATGAATCAAGACATTCCCATCTATTAGCAGACATCAGACAGTGAATTGTTTTATGATTGTAATTTCTATTACCTGACAGATAAGCTTCTATTTCTTTGCCTAATGGTGTGGTATAATCTGGAAAGCTGAATAATTGGGTTTTTTTCCCCATCTGATTCAAAGCATCAGATAATAATTCAGATTGGGTTTTTTTTCCTGCCTGATCCCCACCTTCAATCGCAATTATCATTGATTTTTGTATTGTATAATCATATTTAGCCCTACAACTATTAACAAAATGTATTAGGAGTTTGATTACTAATCAACGAATATGCACGATACAGTTTACCTCGATACATTAGATGGACTTGAATTTG
This window contains:
- the tmk gene encoding dTMP kinase; the encoded protein is MIIAIEGGDQAGKKTQSELLSDALNQMGKKTQLFSFPDYTTPLGKEIEAYLSGNRNYNHKTIHCLMSANRWECLDSLQKAEQKSIVIINRYTLSNIAYGMANGLKKIWLENLDDELPIPDITIILDISPKKSFERKTMNRDSFEKDESFLNRVSQYYRDLAEKNNFQIINASNDPKIVHQDIMKYVKQQVL